CCCGGCGGCGTCGAGGTGGCGGATGACGGAGCGGGCGAGCGCGGTCACCGAGTAGTCCCGGTCGGCGGGCGGCGGGGACCAGCCGAAACCGGGGAGGTCCACGGCCTCGCCGTCGACGCTGCCGGCCAGCCGCTCCATGAGCTCCGACCAGTTCTGGGAGGAACCGCCGAGTCCGTGCACGAAGAGCGCGGGCGGCAGGCCCTCGCTCAGCGGTGGCCGGAAACGTACGTTCATCTCCAGGCCCGGCAGCGCGACGGTGCGCAGCCGCTCCCCATCGGCCACGCGGACGGCTCCCACCTGGGAGGCCGGCTCGGCGGTGGATCGTACGCCCGGCGGCTCGGTCGAAGACATGGGCCAATGTTACGAGAGGATCACGCTCGACCCCTTGTCTTCTCTTGTGTTGGCGGTCACAGGACCGCCTGGCGTCGCACCCCCGATCCTCCTAGGCTCGTAGTGAGTACGAGCGAAGGCGAGGGGAGCGCGATGACTGTCGACCCTGCGGAACCGGACACCTTCCGGGAGAAGTTCCGGGACGACCTCGCCGACGAGGCACCGGAGGCGGACGCTGCCGAGCAGCTCACCGACATCCAGCCGCAGGAGGATGACCCGCTCGTCGGCCTGGATGCGGGTGAGGCCCCCGAGGCGGACGCCGCCGAGCAGGCCCGGGTGGTCCCGCTGGACGAGGAGGACTACCGCTGAGCGGCTCCTACGGGCGCTGACCAGCGTGTCAGGCATGTGTCCAGGTGGTCCGTACCGCGAGAAAACTCGGCTTGAACCCACCAGATTCGGTTACCGAAAAGTACGATGGCGGCGCGGCGCAGAGCGCACTGTGTTCTTGAAGAAAGTGGGAGGCGGCGTGACAGCCATCGAGCAGACCGAGGCAGCGCGTCCGCGGGGCACGCGACTGCCGCGCCGTGCCCGGCGCAACCAGCTGCTGGGCGCGGCCCAGGAGGTTTTCGTCGCGCAGGGTTACCACGCCGCGGCGATGGACGACATCGCCGAGCGCGCCGGCGTCAGCAAGCCGGTGCTGTACCAGCACTTCCCCGGCAAGCTCGACCTCTACCTCGCGCTGCTGGACCAGCACTGCGAGGCGCTGCTCAGCGCCGTGCGCACGGCGCTGGAGTCCACCACGGACAACAAGCTGCGCGTGGCCGCGACGATGGACGCCTACTTCGCGTACGTCGAGGACGAGGGCGGCGCCTTCCGGCTGGTCTTCGAGTCGGACCTGACGAACGAGCCGGCGGTGCGCGAGCGCGTCGACCGGGTGTCCCTCCAGTGCGCGGAGGCCATCTCGGACGTCATCGCCGAGGACACCGGCCTGTCGAAGGACGAGTCGATGTTGCTGGCCGTGGGCCTGGGCGGGGTCTCGCAGGTCGTGGCCCGGTACTGGCTGTCCAGCGAGAGCCCGGTCGCCCGGGACACGGCGGTCGGCCTGCTGACCTCGCTGGCCTGGCGCGGCATCGCCGGTTTCCCGCTGCACGGCACGGAGGCCTGACCGGCCGTTGTTCGCTGCGAGCGTGTCCGCCGCGAGCAGATCGTGTCCCCTCTCCGGGCTAATGTGGACCGGGTACGGCGCGGCTGATCGCGCGAACCGGACCGTCGGAGGGACAAAGCCGTGGAGGTCAAGATCGGCGTGCAGCACGCACCCCGGGAGATCGTGCTGGAGAGCGACCTGAGTGCCGAGGAGCTGGAGGCCATCGTCGCCGCCGCGCTGTCCGGCACGGCGCCGCTGCTGAGCCTGACCGACATCAAGGGCCGCAAGGTCCTGGTGCCGTCCGACCGCCTGTCGTACGTCGACCTGGGCGAGCCGAGCGTGCGCAAGGTCGGTTTCGGAGCGCTCTGAGGCTCTTCGAGGCACCGAGAAGCGAAGGAAACGGCCCGGCGGATGGTTCCGCCGGGCCGTTTCCCTGTCTTCCGCTTCGGGTAGGACCGCAGTGACCCGGTTTGCCCTCACGTATGGGAGTGACCAGATGCTGCTGATGGAGGCGCTCGGCTCCGGTCTGCTGGGCCTGGCCCTGGCCGGTGCGGCCGCGCGGGTACTCGCGAAGAGGCTGCCCTCCACCAGAACGGTGCTGGTCAGCGGCGTGGCCGGGGCGCTGTTCGGGGCGTACCTGACGCACATGTCGCTGGGCCCGGGACACAACACCCTGCTCGCGACCCTGCTGGGCGGCGCCGGTGTGTCCGCCGTCGTGCTCTCCCTGCTGCTGCGCCCCGCCGCCCGTTCCGGGAGGTCCCCCCGGCGCGCTCCGTTTTCGCTCTCGTCGGGGAGCTGACTGAGACTCGCGCCCCGCTGGAGCCCCGCGCCGGGACGCCTCCTGGAACCGGGCCGCGGATCAGGCCGCGAGGCCCAGGGCGGCCATGCGCTTGGTGTGCGCCTTGGTGATCCGGGTGAACATCTCGCCGACGGCCGCCAGGTCGAAGCCGGCCGCCATCCCGTCCACGCCGCCGACCAGCATGGTGGACAGCGCGTCGCGCTCGGCGACCACGCGCTGCGCCTGCGAGAGGGCCTCGCCCATCAGCCGGCGGGCCCAGAGCGCGAGGCGGCCGCCGCAGCGCGGGTCGGCCTCGATCGCGGCGCGGACCTTCTCGACGGCGAAGCCGCCGTGGCCGGTGTCGTCGAGGACGCCGACGACCAGGGCGCGGGTGTCGGTGTCGAGGTGGGTGGCGACCTCGCGGTAGAAGTCGCTGGCGATCGAGTCGCCGACGTACGCCTTGACCAGGCCCTCCAGCCAGTCCGAGGGCGCGGTCTGGCGGTGGAAGTCGTCCACGCCCTTGGCGAAGGGCTCCATCGCGGCGGTCGGCTCGGCGTCGATGGCCGCGAGCCGGTCCCGCAGCCGCTCGAAGTGGTGGAACTCGGCGGAGGCCATCTTCGCCAGCTCGGCCTTGTCCCCCAGGGTGGGCGCGAGCTTCGCGTCCTCCGCGAGGCGCTCGAAGGCCGCGAGCTCTCCGTACGCCAGCGCGCCGAGGAGGTCCACGACGGCGGCCCGGTACTGCGGCGAGGCGGAGGCCGTCGCCCAGTCCTGGGCGGCGATGCCCTGCGCCTGCCCGGGGGCGTTCTCGTCGGCGGGAGATGCGTTTTCTACGGTCGACATGCTCCGCACAATAGCCCGCCGAAAGGCCTCACAAGTCACCACACCTACTCACTGTCGATCCCCGTAAACACGCCTACCTGGTGAATTCACCCGACACAGCTGCGAGATTCCGGGGTACAGTGGTAATGCGCCTGCCGAATACTCGGCGGGCCATCCGAATGAGGATGCCCGGTCGGTGGCCCGATCGGCTCCACCCGACCGCCCTCTGTGTGGTGGTACGTCCATGCGTACCGATCCGCACGAGGGGCCCCCTCAGCGGCAGAAGCGCTTGAGCGAAGGCCAGTGGTCCCGCGCAGCTTTGTACGTACGTCGCAGTACTGCAAGCCCGGCACGGTAGGACCCCCTCGCCGCCTCGCGCCGCGTCTCACAGAAGAGGCAGCACCCTGACTACGTTCCGAGACCTCGGGATCTTTCCCGAGACGGCCGAGGCGCTTGAAGCCGTCGGCATCGTGTCCCCCTTCCCGATCCAGGAGATGACCCTCCCCGTCGCCCTCTCCGGCACGGACGTCATCGGCCAGGCCAAGACCGGAACCGGCAAGACGCTCGGTTTCGGCCTTCCGCTGCTGGAGCGGGTCGTCGTCCCCGCGGACGTCGAGGCGGGCCGGGCGAAGCCCGAGCAGCTCACCGACGCCCCGCAGGCCCTCGTGGTCGTTCCGACCCGCGAGCTGTGCACCCAGGTCACCAACGACCTGCTGACCGCGGGCAAGGTCCGCAACGTCCGCGTGCTCGCCATATACGGCGGCCGCGCGTACGAGCCGCAGGTCGAGGCGCTCAAGAAGGGCGTCGACGTGATCGTCGGCACCCCGGGCCGCCTGCTGGACCTGGCCGGGCAGAAGAAGCTCGACCTTTCCCGCGTCAAGGCCCTCGTCCTGGACGAGGCCGACGAAATGCTCGACCTGGGCTTCCTGCCCGACGTCGAGAAGATCATGGGCTACCTGCCCCCGAAGCGTCAGACGATGCTGTTCTCGGCGACCATGCCGGGCGCCGTCATCGGTCTGGCCCGCCGGTACATGTCGCAGCCGACGCACATCCGCGCCGTCTCCGAGGACGGCGAGGGCGCGACCGTCGCCAACATCACGCAGCACGTCTTCCGTGCGCACAACATGGACAAGCCGGAGCTCGTCTCCCGCATCCTGCAGGCCGACGGCCGCGGGCTGGCCATGATCTTCTGCCGTACCAAGCGCACGGCGGCCGACATCGCCGAGCAGCTGGAGAAGCGCGGCTTCGCCTCCGGCGCCGTCCACGGCGACCTGGGCCAGGGCGCCCGTGAGCAGGCGCTGCGCGCGTTCCGCAACGGCAAGGTCGACGTGCTGGTGTGCACCGACGTCGCCGCGCGCGGTATCGATGTCGAGGGTGTGACCCACGTCATCAACTACCAGACGCCCGAGGACGAGAAGACCTTCCTGCACCGCGTGGGCCGCACCGGCCGCGCGGGCAACAAGGGCATCGCCGTCACCCTGGTCGACTGGGACGACATCCCGCGCTGGCAGCTGATCAACAAGGCGCTGGAGCTCGACTTCCACGAGCCCGAGGAGACGTACTCCACGTCCCCGCACCTGTACGAGCAGCTGAACATCCCGGCCGGCACCAAGGGCATCCTGCCGCGTGCCGAGCGCACGCGGGAGGGCCTGAAGGCCGAGCAGCTGGAGGACCTGGGCGAGACCGGCGGACGCGGTGGCCGTGGTGGCCGCGGTCCCGCTGCCGCTGCCGCCGTGGTGACCGAGGAGCGTGCCCCGCGTACGCCGCGCCAGCGCCGCCGCACCCGTGGTGGCTCCGACCTGGGCGCCGAGGCCGAGGCCACTGTGCCGGCCCCGGCCGCCGAGGCTGCCGCCCCGGCCCTCCCGGCCGCCGACGAGGCGCGTCGTCCGCGCCGCCGCCGGACCCGTGCGTCCGTTACGGCCGCCGCCGCGGTGGCCGAGGCCGCCGTCGTCGAGGCTCCGGTGGTGGCCGAGGCCGTCGCCGAGGTCGTCGCCGAGGCCCCGGCCGTGGTGGAGGAGGCCGCGCCGGCCAAGCCGAAGCGCACCCGGACCCGCAAGGCCGCCGCCGCGGTGGTCGATGCCCCGGTGGTCGAGGCTCCGGTGGTCGAGGCTCCGGTCGCCGAGGCTCCGGTCGTCGCCCCGGCCCCGGTGGCCGAGGAGGCCCCGGCCAAGCCGAAGCGCACGCGGACCCGCAAGGTCGCCGTCGCTGCCGAGGCTTCGGTGGCGCAGGCTCCCGAGGCCGCCGACGCCGAGGCGGCCCCGGTCAAGCGACGCCGGACCCCGACGCGCAAGGCCGTGGCCACCCCGATCCCCGACGTGGTCAAGGGCGCCGTCTCCGCCGAGGCTCCCGCCCCGGCGCGCCGGACCCGGACCCGCAAGGCGGCCGCCGCGGCGGCCCCCGAGCCGGACTTCCAGATGGCCCCGCCGGTCGAGCCGCCCAAGGCCCGTCGGCCCCGCTGACCCGGGCAGGGCGCACGCCCGTAGAACGGCCCCGGTCCCCTTTCGAGGGGGCCGGGGCCGTTCTCGTACCCGGGCGTACGGGCCGGTAACCTCGGGCCATGAGCAAGCCGCCGCGCCTCACCCTGCCACCCGTCGCCCGCGCGTACCGCCTGACCACCGCCCGCGGCGAGTTCGCCGTGCACGAGGCGGGTGAGCCGGTGCGCGGAACCGCCCTGCTGGTCCCCGGGTTCACGGGCAGCAAGGAGGACTTCATCGCCCTCCTGGAGCCGCTCGCCGCCGCCGGCTACCGGGTGGTCGCCGTCGACGGGCGCGGCCAGTACGAGAGCCCCGGCCCGCGCGAGGAGGCCGCGTACGGGCTGGAGGAGCTGGCCCGCGACCTGCTGGCGCAGGCCCTGGCGCTCGGCCCGGGGCCGCTGCACCTGGTCGGGCACTCCTTCGGCGGGCTGGTCGCGCGCGCCGCGGTGCTGCGCGACGCCGCCCCCTTCGCCTCGCTCACCCTGATGAGCAGCGGGCCCGCCGCGGTCGTGGAGGCCCAGCAGGACCGTACGAAGCTGCTGGTCGCGGCCCTGGAGGTGATGCGGGAAACTGCGCCCACCGAAAGCATGCCCGTGGTGTGGGAGGCGATGCGGGCCCAGGATCCGCAGGACGCCGTGCCCGACTCCCCCGAGCTGGCGGCGTTCCTGCGCGAGCGGTGGCTGGCCACCGTGCCGGAGCAGCTGATCGCCACCGGCCGGGTGCTGGTCGCGGAGCCCGACCGGGTGGCGGAGCTGGCGGCGGTGCCGCTGCCCAAGCTCGTCCTGTCCGGAGTGGTCGACTACGCGTGGCCGGTGCCGCTGATGGACGAGATGGCGATCCGACTGGCTGCTTCCCGGGTGGTGGTCGAGGGTGCGGAGCACTCCCCAAACGCGGAGAACCCGCAGGTCACGGCCGGTTCTCTAGTCGACTTCTGGGGATCCTTGAGTGGCCGGTAGTTAGCTAAGGAAAAAATTTCCTTAGCGTAGGGAATGTTTCTCGTGCGGCCCCCGTTGAACCCTGTGCAAGGAGAACACCGACGAAGGGAGAAGCCGTGCGCTTCGAGATTCTGCGCCTGGACGATGTCGACGGAACCGCCGTGGACAGCACCGTCGTGGACGCGGCCTCCGTCAACCGGATCGTGCAGCAGGCGGCCGCCATCGGCCAGCGCATCCTGATCCGACCGGCCGAGAGTGCGTCCTCCTGATGCTTCCCGAAACGCCCCCGCACCGAATCGGTGCGGGGGCGTTCGCATGCGTGCGGACCGGTCATGCGGACCGGCCGGGCGGACCAGTCGGGCGGACCGGTCGGGTCAGGCGCCGCGGACGACCTGGAGGACGCCGTTGATGATCTGCTGGACGGCGATGGCCGACAGCATCATGCCGGCGAGCCGGGTGACCAGGACGACGCCGCCGTCCTTGATGACCCGGATGATCACCAGCGAGTAGCGCATGGTCAGCCACAGCACCACGTGCATGGCGACGATCGCGCACCACACCGAGACCTGCCCGGTCAGCCCGTCGGCCTTCTGCACCGCCAGGATGACGGACACGATCGCACCGGGACCGGCCAGCAGCGGCATGCCGAGCGGGACCAGCGCGACGTTGACGTCCTTGGTCTGCTTGGGCTCGTCGGTCTTGCCGGTGAGCAGGTCGAGCGCGATCAGCAGGAGCAGCAGACCACCCGCGATCATGAGCGCCGGGACGGAGACGTGCAGGTAGTCCAGGATCTGCTGGCCGCAGATGCCGAAGACGGCGATGACACCGAAGGCCACGCAGACGGCCTGCCAGGCCATGCGGCGCTGGACCTTCGCGGGACGGCCGGAGGTCAGCGCGAGGAAGATCGGCGTGATGCCCGGGGGGTCCATAATCACAAAAAGCGTGAGAAAAAGGGATCCGAAGACGGCGAAATCAAACACAGTGATGCCTTGCAGGTGAGGGGTGTTACCAAGAAGCGGAGGGGGATGTGGGCGCGGCGCTTACGCGCGGGCGTCTCCACCGGCGCCCGGCACGGGGAAGGCCCCCGTCGCGCGGCGCGTGATCTCGCCGTAGATCTCGGGGTCGGTCGTGTACTCCCCGAGACGACAGGTCTTGCGGCTGCCGTGGTAGTCGCTGGAGCCGGTCGTCAGCAGTCCGAGGTCCCCGGCCAGTCCGCGCAGCCGGGCGCGGGTGTCGGTGTCGTGGTCCATGTGGTCCACCTCGATGCCGTCGAGGCCGGCGGCCGCGAGGGCGGCTATCGCGGACTCGGGCACGCACTCGCCGCGCTTGACGGCGGCGGGGTGCGCGAAGACGGTGACCCCTCCGGCCGCCTTGACCAGGCGGATGGCGTCGAAGGGGTCGAGCTCGTGCTTCTCGGCGTACGCGCGGCCGCCGTCGGCGAGCCAGTCCGCGGTGAACGCGTCGGACACGGTGGGGACGACCCCCAGCTCGACCATGGCGGTGGCGATGTGCGGGCGGCCGACGGAACCGTTGCCGGCGATCCGGGCCACCTGCTCCCAGGTGACGTCCACGCCGAGGGCCTGGAGCTTGCCGACCATCGACTGGGCGCGGGGGGTGCGGTCGTCCCGTACGAGTTCCCGCTCGCGGGCGAGCTCGGGCTCCTCCGGGTCGAAGAGGTAGGCCAGCATGTGCAGCCCGATGCCGTCGAGACGGCAGGACAGTTCGGCGCCGGTCACCAGGGTGAGACCGGGCGGCAGGGCCGCGATCGCCTCGGCGTATCCCCCGACGGTGTCGTGGTCGGTCAGCGCGACCACGTCCAGCCCGGCGGTCGCGGCGTTGCGCACCAGTTCGGCGGGGGTGTCGGTGCCGTCGGAGGCCGTGGAGTGGGCGTGCAGATCGATGCGCACAGCCGGACTCCAGGGTTCACGCGGACGGGGGACACTCCAGGGTACCGCCCGACGCCCGCCGAATGATCCCGCCGGGCGGGGGGGGTACGCCGGTTGCGGCGCGGGCCCGGGGGCCGGGCGGTGGCTGCCCACCCGCCTCGTTGTCTGCGGGCCGGGGTGCGGGGGGCGGGGTTTCGGCTGGGCGGTGTCAGGGCTGGTTTGGGGGTTTCCCGTCAGTCCCATCGTCCTTCCGGTTCGGGCCGGTCCGTCAAGGGCGCTCCTTCGTCGCGTCGCTTCGCGATGGCCTTCGGCCACCCTTGACAGACCAGCCCGCCCCGGAAAGACAAGGACTGCCGAGAACCCCCCAAAAGAACGGTCACGGAGCAAGGGGAAGGAACGGGCGCCTCAGCGATCAGGCGAGGGGCCGGGCCTTGCCACGCCGGGCATCCGGGCCAGTCCCAGAAGGGCCCAGGGCCAGGGGCCCGGGGCGCGACAGATCGCTACACGCTCCTCATATCTCAGCGACTACCGGCCGCCTGGGGCTGATCCCTGCACCAAATGACGACCAGGGCGAGGCGGGAAGCGCGGAGGCGCATCAGATCGCTACGCGCTTCTCAGATCTCAGCGGCCGACGGCCGTCCGGGGCTGATCCCCTCACTGGATGGTGGGGGGAGGCGAGCCAGCTCACCGCTCCGTGAGCAGTCGGCATCCATCATGGCTTCGCACATGG
The Streptomyces sp. NBC_00091 genome window above contains:
- a CDS encoding TetR/AcrR family transcriptional regulator; amino-acid sequence: MTAIEQTEAARPRGTRLPRRARRNQLLGAAQEVFVAQGYHAAAMDDIAERAGVSKPVLYQHFPGKLDLYLALLDQHCEALLSAVRTALESTTDNKLRVAATMDAYFAYVEDEGGAFRLVFESDLTNEPAVRERVDRVSLQCAEAISDVIAEDTGLSKDESMLLAVGLGGVSQVVARYWLSSESPVARDTAVGLLTSLAWRGIAGFPLHGTEA
- a CDS encoding DUF3107 domain-containing protein encodes the protein MEVKIGVQHAPREIVLESDLSAEELEAIVAAALSGTAPLLSLTDIKGRKVLVPSDRLSYVDLGEPSVRKVGFGAL
- a CDS encoding ferritin-like fold-containing protein → MSTVENASPADENAPGQAQGIAAQDWATASASPQYRAAVVDLLGALAYGELAAFERLAEDAKLAPTLGDKAELAKMASAEFHHFERLRDRLAAIDAEPTAAMEPFAKGVDDFHRQTAPSDWLEGLVKAYVGDSIASDFYREVATHLDTDTRALVVGVLDDTGHGGFAVEKVRAAIEADPRCGGRLALWARRLMGEALSQAQRVVAERDALSTMLVGGVDGMAAGFDLAAVGEMFTRITKAHTKRMAALGLAA
- a CDS encoding DEAD/DEAH box helicase is translated as MTLPVALSGTDVIGQAKTGTGKTLGFGLPLLERVVVPADVEAGRAKPEQLTDAPQALVVVPTRELCTQVTNDLLTAGKVRNVRVLAIYGGRAYEPQVEALKKGVDVIVGTPGRLLDLAGQKKLDLSRVKALVLDEADEMLDLGFLPDVEKIMGYLPPKRQTMLFSATMPGAVIGLARRYMSQPTHIRAVSEDGEGATVANITQHVFRAHNMDKPELVSRILQADGRGLAMIFCRTKRTAADIAEQLEKRGFASGAVHGDLGQGAREQALRAFRNGKVDVLVCTDVAARGIDVEGVTHVINYQTPEDEKTFLHRVGRTGRAGNKGIAVTLVDWDDIPRWQLINKALELDFHEPEETYSTSPHLYEQLNIPAGTKGILPRAERTREGLKAEQLEDLGETGGRGGRGGRGPAAAAAVVTEERAPRTPRQRRRTRGGSDLGAEAEATVPAPAAEAAAPALPAADEARRPRRRRTRASVTAAAAVAEAAVVEAPVVAEAVAEVVAEAPAVVEEAAPAKPKRTRTRKAAAAVVDAPVVEAPVVEAPVAEAPVVAPAPVAEEAPAKPKRTRTRKVAVAAEASVAQAPEAADAEAAPVKRRRTPTRKAVATPIPDVVKGAVSAEAPAPARRTRTRKAAAAAAPEPDFQMAPPVEPPKARRPR
- a CDS encoding alpha/beta fold hydrolase, translating into MSKPPRLTLPPVARAYRLTTARGEFAVHEAGEPVRGTALLVPGFTGSKEDFIALLEPLAAAGYRVVAVDGRGQYESPGPREEAAYGLEELARDLLAQALALGPGPLHLVGHSFGGLVARAAVLRDAAPFASLTLMSSGPAAVVEAQQDRTKLLVAALEVMRETAPTESMPVVWEAMRAQDPQDAVPDSPELAAFLRERWLATVPEQLIATGRVLVAEPDRVAELAAVPLPKLVLSGVVDYAWPVPLMDEMAIRLAASRVVVEGAEHSPNAENPQVTAGSLVDFWGSLSGR
- a CDS encoding MarC family protein, whose translation is MFDFAVFGSLFLTLFVIMDPPGITPIFLALTSGRPAKVQRRMAWQAVCVAFGVIAVFGICGQQILDYLHVSVPALMIAGGLLLLLIALDLLTGKTDEPKQTKDVNVALVPLGMPLLAGPGAIVSVILAVQKADGLTGQVSVWCAIVAMHVVLWLTMRYSLVIIRVIKDGGVVLVTRLAGMMLSAIAVQQIINGVLQVVRGA
- a CDS encoding PHP domain-containing protein, coding for MRIDLHAHSTASDGTDTPAELVRNAATAGLDVVALTDHDTVGGYAEAIAALPPGLTLVTGAELSCRLDGIGLHMLAYLFDPEEPELARERELVRDDRTPRAQSMVGKLQALGVDVTWEQVARIAGNGSVGRPHIATAMVELGVVPTVSDAFTADWLADGGRAYAEKHELDPFDAIRLVKAAGGVTVFAHPAAVKRGECVPESAIAALAAAGLDGIEVDHMDHDTDTRARLRGLAGDLGLLTTGSSDYHGSRKTCRLGEYTTDPEIYGEITRRATGAFPVPGAGGDARA